GACCTCCCGGGAGCAAAACCCGTCTGCTTTTCTTCAAGTAGTTGACAGTGTCGGAAGGAACAAGATGAGTGAATAGCGAAGCTCCGTAGACGATATCGAACGAACCGTCCGCAAAAGGAAAAGTATAGGCATCGGCGCTTTGCTTGCCCGTGGGGTTATAAAACTTGTTATAAACGTCGGCGAGATTGAAATTAAAAATGAGGATAACGTGAATGAATACTCTGTTGGGCGAAGCTTATCTGAGCCGCGAGGATGTCCAACCCTTCGTATCTTCCCGGCGGCTCGAGATAGTCGAGAAGCATAAGCATCGTTCTACCGTGATTGCAGCGTAATTCCAGGACGGACCCATCCTTTCGCATCCCGGATAACAGCGTCAAATATGTTCGATATTCCCAAGCACCACCAATGAACATGTACAGAGGTTCCCCCGGTCCCACCCAAAGATGCCGGGGTGGAATTAACCCCTCAAGCCCAATAGGTTCGTACCTCAGCAAGGATTGTTTGTGAATTTCATATCCTATTAATCGCTAAGAAGCGATTAATGGTTCTTTTGAGAGAGTCCGCCAATCGTGGCATGAACACCTCCAATGGCATCTCGAGAGCGGTTCTGAGTTGAAAGGGGCTTTGTTCCCACGGCCTGTCCCGTAGCGCCTCAGACGTGCTGCGCGGGCGACGGCAGCTGACAAAATCAGATGCTCGTGCTCGTCGCGCTTCGGGTCTTTGATTGCCGCCTCTGACTCGACGCGCGGCTCTGGCGCGGTTGGGCCGCTGAATATTTCGCCGGCCCGCCCGGGGACACAATCGTCGAGGCCGGTGCACCCCCGTCTGGTTCCTTTCCATTTAGAGCACACCACGGTGCTCACGAAAAGGTCCGGGACTCTGATTGCATGCTGCTCGCTCACCCGCCATCTCGATTGCTCCTTGCGGCTCTCGGGCCCTTCAGCGCACTTGCCGCCTATCCGCCCGTACAGCTTCACGCTTGCGGCAGCGCGACTCGATACCCAGCAGAAGGCTCGCCGCCACGTGCGCGAGGTGGTCTTCATCGCCACGGGCGCCGACGAGGTACTGGTCAAGATGCTTCAACGCATGCGCCGCATGGTCGCGGCTGGTCAGGCGGAGCCAAGTGGTTAGGCGTGCCAGCCTAGTGCGTCGCTTCGCCCTGATTCAGTACCATTGCAACTTGGCAAAGGGCTCGACGAGTTCGATGCCATTCATCAGTCGACCAGCCTGCCGTTCGCGTCGTAACTCCTCAGTACCGCACCGTGGTGGTCCGGGTCATAGTCCGAACCCTTGATGAGCACGACGCCCAAGCGCGGATGTCTGACCGCGACAGTCTCGACAGGACCGATGCCGCGATGCCGTACGGTGCAGGCGGACACGGGTGCAGGACGGGCGCATCGAGCAGGATGGGGGTCGCTGAGACCATGTATTCGCCAGCCACGTCATTCACCTCGCGGGTTCGACCGCTTCGAGGACATGGCGAGCTGGGCGAAATCCTCGAAGCCCAGCTCGAACATACCCGCGCGCTCGAAATGGCGACGTGGCAAATCGTCATCCCCTGGCTGTTTCACAACGAGCGCCAGCCCATCCGGGTCTTCCCGTCGCGCATGGTTCTCGACATGCAGGCGGGCAGGCGCATCCCGCACGATTTCAGGCGCGGTGCTCTGCGCAATCTGGAGCGTGCCGGGAGTCCCGAGGTCAGCGGCGATGGCGATGGTCGGGCATAGGACCCAGAGCGTCTATTCCCGCTACGCGATTGCCGACGAAGGCATGCTCAAAGATGCCAGCACCAAGCTCTCGGCGCCGCATCACAGTGAGACCAAGGCAGCGCGCAAGGTCGTAGGTATCGGCAAAATAAAGATGAGGCGTAGGGAATGTTGCCGGCGCTCTTTAGATTCCTCGGTTCGGTGATAGGGTGGCTCTGTTGTCCTGGTGGCTCTGGGGCGCCAGTTTCGCAGGCAAAATCTCGCCGCACTTCGGGCAGTCATGATTGAAGTTGAAAGAAACGAAGTTCGGAAATAAGGGGTGGTACGCCGCCCAGCACTTACTCTGCATCGCGGGTCGCGGACTGCCAAGGTTTGTTCAAAGTATTGTTCAAAGTCGGGCTGTCTGAGGCAAAAGCCTCAAGCGGACCGATTGCTTCAAACCTCTTGGGAGAGAAGAATTTGGTGATGGTGGGCAGGGAGTGAATCGAACACTCGACACGAAGATTTTCAGTCTTCTGCTCTACCGACTGAGCTACCTGCCCACCGGGGCTTTGGTTGCCGGCCCTTCGCGGCGGTCTTAATTCGTACCCGTCCTGACTCTCGCATGCAACAGTCCGTCCCGTCCCCGGACTCTTCGCCCGGCCGCATCATTCCCCGCCGGGCCGCGTTGCGGCGCGCATCCGTCACTTGAGCGCTGCGACCCGCGATTCGACGAAATCGATCACCCGCGCCTCGAGGTTGGTCTCGTCGAGCCGATCGATCTCCTGGATACCCGTGGGCGAGGTCACGTTCACTTCGGTCAGATAGTTGCCTATGACGTCGAGCCCGACGAAATAGAGCCCGTCGCGCTTGAGCCGCGGCCGCATCATCGCGCAGATCTCGAGGTCGCGCGCGGTTACCTCGGCTTTGACGCAGTTGCCGCCGACGTGGATGTTGCCGCGGTTCTCGTCGTCGCGCGGCACCCGCAGCGTGCATCCGAGGGGCTCGCCGTCGAGCACGATCAGACGCTTGTCGCCGTCGCGGATTTCCGCGAGATAGCGTTGCGCCATGATCGGGCGCGACTCGAAACGCGTGACCGCCTCGAGGATCGCGTTCAAGTTGCGGTCGTCGGCGGAGGCGAGGAAGACGCTTTCGCCGCCGTGTCCGTCGAGCGGCTTGACGATCATCTGTCCGCCCTGCTCGGCCATGAATTTCTTGAGCCGCGCGATGTCCTGGCTCACCAGAGTCGCCGGGATCGCATCGGGAAAATTGAGCGCATAGAGCTTTTCGTTGGCCTCGCGCAGCCCCGCGGGTTCGTTGAGGATGAAGCTGCGGCGGCGATCGGTCAGGCTGAGCAGCATCGTGGCGAACAGGTAGGCAGCGTCGGCCGGCGGATCCTTGCGCATGAAGATCGCGTCGAACGCCTCCAGCGGATACTCGGCGCCGTCGTCCACGAAACGGTAGTGCGGCGTTCCGCGCATCACCGTGCATCGCCGCGCCGAGGCGAACGCGTGAGCGCCGACCGCGTAGAGGTCGTGCAGCGCGACGAAATAGGCCTGATGGCCGCGCGCGATCGTCTCGAGCATGAACGCGAAGGTGGTGTCCTTGTCCGGCAGCACCTTTTCCAGCGGATCCATCACGAAGGCGAATTTGTAACTTGCCACCGGTCAGTCCTTTCCCCCAAACTCGTCGAGCGCGCCGGCCGCGATGCTGAGCGCGGCCAGCGCCGCGGTCTCGCTGCGAAGCCGCCGCCCGCCCAGTCCCGCCGCGATGAAGCCGGCGGCGCGCAGGGCCGCGAGATCGTCATCCGTAAAGCCGCCCTCCGGACCGCACAGCAACAGGATTGAGCGGCTGCGCGCCGCGCGCAATACCGCCCCCAGCGCGGGCGCGCCCGGGCTCAGAACCACGCAGAGCCTGCCCCCGTCAGGCCGGCGGATCAAGTCTCCGAGGCCGAGCGGAGC
Above is a window of Candidatus Binataceae bacterium DNA encoding:
- the gshB gene encoding glutathione synthase, producing MASYKFAFVMDPLEKVLPDKDTTFAFMLETIARGHQAYFVALHDLYAVGAHAFASARRCTVMRGTPHYRFVDDGAEYPLEAFDAIFMRKDPPADAAYLFATMLLSLTDRRRSFILNEPAGLREANEKLYALNFPDAIPATLVSQDIARLKKFMAEQGGQMIVKPLDGHGGESVFLASADDRNLNAILEAVTRFESRPIMAQRYLAEIRDGDKRLIVLDGEPLGCTLRVPRDDENRGNIHVGGNCVKAEVTARDLEICAMMRPRLKRDGLYFVGLDVIGNYLTEVNVTSPTGIQEIDRLDETNLEARVIDFVESRVAALK